A window of the Isosphaera pallida ATCC 43644 genome harbors these coding sequences:
- a CDS encoding hydroxyacid dehydrogenase encodes MTASARKPVVLCLTEMHESGMSLLRERTELRMASGTDPATLAREIPEAEGLVIRTSGVVDAALLDAAPRLKVIGRHGVGFDHVDVPAATARGVQVVYTPGANVEAVVEHTFALMIGVSKHFPKMLKAVAEFRHHDRTSVMGRDIRGRTLGIVGFGRIGKQVGRVAYQAFGMKVLYNDIVPIAPEDEQAAGARRVSLEELLAESEYVSLHVPLDASTRRMIHDGRLARMRPDAILINTCRGAVVDEAAVARALDEKRLWGYGADVYELEPPPRDHPLIGRDDCMLTPHCAAQTIESLINMASWSAQGVVDVLEGRPPKYPVNDPAEVMAARRRLGKV; translated from the coding sequence ATGACCGCTTCGGCCCGGAAACCGGTTGTTTTGTGCCTGACCGAAATGCACGAATCAGGGATGAGTCTGTTGCGGGAACGTACCGAGTTGCGGATGGCCAGCGGTACGGATCCGGCCACCTTGGCGCGGGAGATTCCCGAAGCCGAAGGATTGGTGATCCGCACCAGCGGCGTCGTGGACGCCGCGTTGCTGGATGCCGCCCCCCGTCTCAAGGTGATTGGGCGTCATGGGGTCGGGTTCGACCATGTGGACGTGCCGGCGGCGACGGCACGCGGGGTCCAAGTGGTCTACACGCCGGGGGCCAACGTCGAAGCGGTCGTCGAACACACCTTCGCCCTTATGATCGGCGTTTCGAAACATTTTCCCAAGATGCTCAAAGCGGTGGCCGAGTTTCGCCACCACGACCGCACCTCGGTGATGGGGCGGGACATTCGGGGGCGGACCCTGGGAATTGTCGGGTTTGGACGGATCGGCAAGCAGGTGGGACGGGTAGCTTATCAGGCGTTTGGGATGAAGGTGCTGTACAACGACATCGTGCCGATCGCCCCCGAGGACGAACAGGCCGCTGGGGCCCGCCGGGTCTCCTTGGAGGAACTGCTGGCCGAATCGGAATATGTCAGCCTTCACGTCCCCCTGGACGCCTCAACACGGCGGATGATCCATGACGGCCGGTTGGCTCGGATGCGTCCTGACGCCATTCTGATCAACACCTGTCGCGGCGCGGTGGTGGACGAAGCCGCCGTTGCGCGGGCGCTCGACGAAAAGCGGCTTTGGGGCTACGGTGCCGACGTCTACGAACTTGAGCCTCCCCCCCGCGATCATCCCCTGATTGGTCGGGACGATTGCATGCTCACGCCCCACTGCGCCGCTCAGACGATCGAATCGCTGATCAACATGGCCTCCTGGTCGGCTCAAGGGGTGGTGGACGTGTTGGAAGGCCGCCCGCCCAAATATCCGGTCAACGACCCCGCCGAGGTGATGGCCGCCCGTCGTCGTTTGGGCAAAGTGTAA
- the lepB gene encoding signal peptidase I, producing MPLSPPAPPSVGGSDTPAVPSAPIAITLAPAASAFPDPTPAVGGENHAVKTDRNDQGGPYPVSSTRGFIEFGVALLLTIILIKGFAAEAYIVPTGSMAPTLLGFHEEVVCPDCGAVFAVGLGDSNQPVSPLCLNCGRRDFPNDLEHRRAQLRGGDRLLVHKFLFNLREPRRWEVAVFDCPDDPGQAYVKRIVGLPGETVQLHNGDVFINGAIARKSLEEQRGMRLIVYDHDHPPPDIQEFPRFLARRGTEGHPAPSGWEMAGPRIMHRPRPVWDDQPDWLFYRHRDPRRGVLGPIRDEIPYNGWEGGGEHRIHDVGLVADLQVGSDVKAVMIRLRRAGDTFLATLAVDGVTPPRLTRNGQPIEIVPGPGLLRSERSARAAGRTTQRLEASLFDQRVLIAVDGQLLFEPFDYDDPQGERRGSSAPIAFGVLGGDLVVDHLRIVRDIHYTDHLAGTPKLARAVDQPVRLGPDEFFMLGDNSPVSNDSRFWSRHPFVPRSALVGKPFLVHLPSRLVPLKVLGDATYWIPDPREIRYIR from the coding sequence ATGCCATTAAGTCCTCCCGCGCCGCCCTCTGTAGGCGGATCGGACACCCCCGCTGTCCCCTCGGCCCCGATTGCGATCACGCTTGCCCCTGCCGCGTCCGCATTCCCTGATCCCACCCCTGCTGTTGGTGGGGAGAACCACGCGGTCAAGACGGATCGCAACGACCAGGGAGGACCCTATCCGGTCTCATCCACCCGAGGATTCATCGAGTTCGGCGTGGCTCTGCTGCTCACCATCATCCTCATCAAAGGATTCGCGGCTGAGGCCTACATCGTGCCTACCGGCTCGATGGCCCCTACTCTTTTGGGATTTCATGAGGAGGTCGTCTGCCCCGATTGCGGCGCGGTTTTCGCCGTCGGACTAGGCGACTCGAACCAACCAGTCTCTCCTCTTTGCCTCAACTGCGGCCGACGCGACTTCCCCAACGACCTAGAACACCGTCGCGCTCAATTGCGCGGGGGGGATCGCCTGCTGGTCCACAAGTTTCTCTTCAACCTCCGTGAACCCCGACGCTGGGAGGTGGCCGTCTTCGATTGCCCCGACGATCCTGGTCAAGCCTACGTCAAACGCATTGTCGGCCTGCCGGGCGAAACGGTGCAGTTGCACAATGGCGATGTGTTCATCAACGGAGCGATCGCCCGCAAGTCGCTTGAAGAACAGCGTGGTATGAGGTTGATCGTGTACGACCACGATCATCCTCCACCCGACATCCAGGAGTTTCCCCGGTTCCTAGCCCGTCGAGGGACGGAGGGCCATCCTGCCCCCTCCGGTTGGGAAATGGCCGGTCCGCGGATAATGCATCGCCCCCGTCCGGTTTGGGACGATCAACCCGACTGGCTGTTCTATCGCCACCGCGACCCGCGTCGCGGTGTTCTGGGACCAATCCGGGACGAGATTCCCTACAATGGTTGGGAAGGCGGCGGCGAACATCGCATCCACGACGTGGGCCTCGTGGCCGATCTTCAAGTCGGCTCGGACGTGAAGGCCGTGATGATTCGTCTGAGGCGCGCGGGCGACACCTTTCTGGCCACCCTCGCGGTGGACGGCGTGACTCCCCCCCGCTTGACCCGTAATGGCCAGCCGATCGAGATCGTTCCCGGTCCCGGGCTGCTGCGTTCAGAACGCTCGGCTCGGGCCGCCGGTCGAACCACTCAACGTCTGGAGGCCTCTCTCTTCGATCAACGGGTGTTGATCGCCGTGGATGGCCAACTCCTGTTCGAACCCTTCGACTACGATGACCCTCAGGGCGAACGCCGCGGCTCATCGGCTCCGATCGCTTTCGGGGTGCTTGGAGGCGACCTCGTGGTGGATCACCTCCGAATCGTCCGCGACATCCATTACACCGATCACCTCGCCGGAACCCCCAAACTCGCCCGGGCGGTCGATCAACCGGTTCGTCTGGGACCCGACGAGTTCTTCATGCTGGGCGACAATAGCCCCGTCTCCAACGATTCGCGGTTCTGGAGCCGTCACCCGTTCGTACCCCGCTCCGCGCTGGTGGGCAAACCGTTTCTGGTACATCTGCCCAGTCGTCTGGTTCCATTGAAGGTGCTGGGCGATGCCACCTACTGGATTCCCGACCCCCGGGAAATCCGATATATTCGTTGA
- the phnD gene encoding phosphate/phosphite/phosphonate ABC transporter substrate-binding protein: protein MTTLSSPDTPGPDSTNPTTTSSDAGTPAPSPTPSAKSSAASEEFSLMRVLLTATPIAVLVLVVGFLVQKRVSEVPNLEFNKLLTNTTSDLVVTMDSAYKDADGDLVADPPTDPAALIKPETIIFSDVPGDRDEENRVVWQPFLDHLSQQLGLKVEYATDLKTVADQIRALRDGRLHLTIINTGAVQTAVNSAGFVPRYVPANDEGKFTYEMELIVPKGSLIKTPRDLKGKFVIFTDTKSNSGFKTPLILLRRDFNLEPGIDYDYKLSGSHFNSINMVKNRKFAGTETTEFAAAVANDLLTRLVAEGNISPGDYVSIFKSEAFPPACLGRAYNLDPELAAKLDQAIESFDWTGTTVAKRYAAEGKTRFVPIDYKQSWALIRDVDAALLSLRGQQTPK, encoded by the coding sequence ATGACGACCCTCTCTTCTCCCGACACCCCCGGTCCCGATTCGACCAACCCGACGACAACCTCCTCCGATGCTGGCACCCCGGCACCGTCGCCGACCCCTTCGGCCAAATCCTCAGCGGCTTCGGAGGAGTTCTCGCTCATGCGGGTCTTACTCACCGCCACGCCGATTGCCGTGTTGGTGCTGGTGGTTGGTTTCTTGGTGCAAAAGCGGGTGTCCGAAGTCCCCAACCTCGAATTCAACAAATTGCTGACCAACACTACCAGTGACCTCGTGGTGACGATGGATTCTGCCTACAAGGACGCCGACGGGGATCTGGTGGCCGATCCGCCCACCGACCCGGCCGCCTTGATCAAGCCTGAGACGATCATCTTTTCCGACGTGCCCGGCGACCGCGACGAGGAAAACCGGGTGGTCTGGCAACCGTTTTTGGATCACTTGTCCCAGCAGCTGGGTCTCAAAGTTGAGTACGCCACCGACCTCAAGACCGTCGCCGACCAAATTCGGGCGTTGCGTGACGGACGGCTGCATCTTACGATCATCAACACTGGAGCGGTTCAAACCGCGGTCAACTCCGCCGGTTTCGTGCCCCGCTACGTCCCGGCCAACGACGAGGGCAAGTTCACCTACGAAATGGAATTGATCGTTCCCAAAGGAAGTTTGATCAAGACTCCCCGGGACCTCAAAGGCAAGTTCGTGATTTTCACTGACACCAAGTCCAACTCTGGCTTCAAAACGCCCCTGATTCTCCTGCGCCGTGACTTCAATTTAGAGCCGGGGATCGACTACGATTACAAGCTCAGCGGCAGCCACTTCAATTCGATCAACATGGTGAAGAACCGCAAGTTCGCCGGGACGGAGACCACCGAGTTCGCCGCTGCAGTGGCCAACGACCTGCTGACGCGGCTGGTCGCCGAGGGGAATATTAGCCCGGGAGATTATGTGTCGATCTTCAAGTCGGAGGCGTTTCCGCCTGCGTGTCTGGGGCGGGCGTACAATCTCGACCCCGAGTTGGCCGCCAAGCTCGACCAAGCGATCGAGTCGTTTGACTGGACGGGAACAACCGTCGCCAAACGGTACGCCGCCGAGGGCAAGACCCGGTTTGTGCCGATCGACTACAAACAGAGCTGGGCGTTGATCCGTGATGTTGATGCTGCACTCCTGAGCCTGAGGGGACAACAGACGCCGAAATAA
- a CDS encoding serine/threonine protein kinase, translating to MFGLLKGLFGGSSNDKSAAARTKAKAISAAELAAAAQNQTFAKVKLKRVDIKRRFTILAETAQGSMSKVYKAIDNEQGRTVCLKLQDAERTQAALARASANRPSEGELGQRVSHPNVCKTFDFGLSRRGEYFLVMEFIDGVSLTAARASRPLTFAEKLEMLAQAAEGLAAVHAAGIIHHDIGPKNFLVNAQGHVKLIDFGLAVPNTPEFRKPGNRTGTLQYMAPEVIRREAKDERLDIFSYGAMAFEFLTLRLPFEGGDTMQQMLQRINIEPMDPAKANPKLPPELCDLLRKLLARKPADRWPRIASVPKILRDLAETYGQPVARKRRDDDLDLLGANPMSG from the coding sequence ATGTTTGGACTCCTCAAAGGACTCTTCGGCGGTTCCTCCAACGACAAGTCCGCCGCTGCGCGAACCAAAGCCAAGGCGATTTCGGCGGCGGAACTGGCGGCGGCGGCCCAGAATCAAACCTTCGCCAAGGTCAAACTTAAACGGGTCGATATCAAACGACGGTTCACCATCCTGGCCGAAACGGCCCAGGGCAGCATGTCCAAGGTGTACAAGGCGATCGACAACGAGCAAGGCCGCACCGTCTGCCTCAAGTTGCAAGACGCCGAACGCACCCAGGCCGCCCTCGCCCGTGCCTCGGCCAACCGACCCTCTGAAGGCGAACTCGGCCAACGGGTCTCTCATCCTAATGTCTGCAAAACGTTCGATTTTGGACTCTCTCGCCGCGGTGAATATTTTCTCGTCATGGAGTTCATCGACGGCGTGAGCCTCACCGCCGCCCGCGCCTCGCGTCCATTGACTTTCGCCGAGAAGCTGGAAATGCTAGCCCAAGCGGCCGAGGGGCTCGCCGCGGTCCACGCTGCTGGCATTATCCATCATGACATCGGCCCCAAAAACTTCCTGGTCAACGCCCAAGGACATGTCAAGCTCATCGACTTTGGCCTGGCCGTGCCCAACACCCCTGAGTTCCGCAAGCCCGGCAACCGCACCGGTACCCTGCAATACATGGCCCCCGAGGTCATCCGCCGCGAAGCTAAGGACGAACGACTCGACATCTTCTCCTATGGCGCGATGGCCTTCGAGTTCCTCACCCTCCGCCTGCCCTTCGAGGGTGGCGACACGATGCAGCAAATGCTCCAACGTATCAACATCGAACCGATGGACCCGGCCAAAGCCAACCCCAAACTACCGCCCGAGCTTTGCGACCTGCTCCGCAAACTGTTGGCACGCAAGCCGGCCGACCGTTGGCCCCGGATTGCCTCGGTCCCCAAGATTCTCCGCGACCTGGCCGAAACCTACGGCCAACCCGTCGCTCGAAAACGACGCGACGACGACCTCGACCTCTTAGGCGCGAATCCAATGAGTGGCTGA
- the lepA gene encoding translation elongation factor 4: MAFDPKYIRNFSIIAHIDHGKSTLADQLLLQSGAISQREFREQLLDDMDLERERGITIKARAVAINYELDGVLYELNLIDTPGHVDFNYEVSRSLAACEGAILLVDATQGVQAQTVANAYLALANDLTIVPALNKIDMQTARPEEIKDEIEHTLGIDRAEVLAVSGKTGQGVPELFRAIIERIPPPAGDPNAPLRALIFDSKFDDFQGVVTYVRVVDGVLRKGQKIKLMANDIEREVIALGRFRPRETPCEELGVGQVGYVVANIKKLSDVRIGDTMTDAGKTHVEPLPGYEEPKQVVFCGLFPATHNQFEDLRFALQKLALNDSSFTFEPETSDALGFGFRCGFLGMLHMEVVQQRLERESNLSLVQTAPNVTYEILTRRGELLHVSNPTRIPDAGEIEEFREPIARVNFLLPAENIGAIMQICEDRRGTYVKTEYITPTRVILTYEIPLAEMIYDLYDKLKSSTRGYGTMDYEIIGYRADNLVRMDVLVAGSRVDALSVVVHRTQAERKGRKLVKKLKEEIDRHQFEVAIQAAVGGKIVARETISALRKNVTAKCYGGDITRKRKLLEKQKEGKKRMKQVGNVEISQEAFLSVLDNSEE; the protein is encoded by the coding sequence ATGGCCTTCGACCCGAAGTACATCCGCAATTTCTCGATCATCGCCCATATCGACCACGGCAAAAGTACCCTGGCCGATCAATTGCTTCTTCAATCCGGAGCGATCTCCCAGCGCGAGTTCCGCGAGCAACTGCTCGACGACATGGATCTGGAACGCGAGCGTGGCATCACCATTAAAGCCCGCGCCGTGGCGATCAACTACGAACTTGACGGCGTTCTGTATGAACTCAACTTGATTGACACGCCCGGCCACGTTGACTTCAACTATGAGGTGTCGCGTAGTCTAGCTGCGTGCGAAGGGGCGATTCTGTTGGTGGACGCCACCCAGGGAGTTCAAGCCCAAACCGTCGCCAATGCCTACCTCGCGCTTGCCAACGACCTGACTATCGTGCCGGCACTCAATAAGATCGACATGCAAACGGCCCGGCCCGAAGAGATCAAGGACGAGATCGAACACACCCTAGGTATCGACCGTGCCGAGGTTCTCGCGGTCTCGGGTAAAACCGGTCAGGGTGTTCCTGAACTCTTCCGCGCCATTATCGAACGGATTCCTCCCCCCGCCGGCGATCCTAATGCCCCGCTTCGCGCCTTGATCTTCGACTCCAAGTTCGACGACTTCCAAGGGGTTGTCACCTACGTCCGGGTTGTGGACGGTGTGCTGCGTAAGGGCCAGAAGATCAAGCTGATGGCCAACGACATCGAGCGCGAGGTCATTGCGTTGGGACGGTTCCGCCCGCGCGAGACCCCCTGCGAAGAACTCGGGGTCGGCCAGGTCGGTTACGTCGTGGCGAACATCAAAAAACTCTCCGACGTGCGGATCGGCGACACCATGACCGACGCCGGCAAAACCCATGTCGAACCGCTGCCTGGCTATGAAGAACCCAAACAGGTTGTCTTCTGCGGGCTGTTCCCTGCCACCCACAACCAATTCGAGGATCTGCGATTCGCTCTGCAAAAGCTGGCCCTTAACGACTCTAGCTTCACCTTCGAGCCGGAGACCTCCGACGCCCTGGGCTTCGGCTTTCGCTGCGGCTTTTTAGGGATGCTGCACATGGAGGTCGTGCAGCAGCGTCTCGAACGCGAAAGCAACCTCTCGCTGGTTCAGACCGCGCCCAACGTCACCTACGAGATTTTGACCCGGCGGGGCGAGCTGTTGCATGTCTCCAACCCCACTCGCATCCCCGACGCTGGCGAGATCGAGGAGTTCCGCGAACCGATCGCCCGGGTCAACTTCCTGCTGCCGGCCGAGAATATCGGCGCGATCATGCAAATCTGCGAGGATCGCCGGGGCACCTACGTCAAGACCGAGTACATCACCCCCACCCGGGTCATCTTGACGTACGAGATTCCGCTGGCCGAGATGATCTACGACCTATACGACAAGCTCAAGAGTTCGACCCGCGGCTACGGCACGATGGATTATGAGATTATCGGCTATCGGGCCGACAACCTCGTGAGGATGGACGTGCTGGTGGCCGGATCGCGGGTAGACGCCCTGTCGGTGGTGGTCCACCGTACCCAGGCCGAACGCAAGGGGCGCAAACTGGTCAAAAAACTCAAGGAGGAGATCGACCGCCACCAGTTCGAGGTGGCCATTCAAGCCGCCGTTGGCGGCAAGATTGTCGCCCGCGAGACGATTTCCGCGTTGCGCAAGAACGTTACTGCCAAATGCTACGGCGGCGACATCACCCGCAAGCGCAAATTGCTCGAAAAGCAGAAGGAAGGCAAGAAGCGCATGAAGCAGGTGGGCAACGTCGAGATTTCCCAGGAGGCGTTCCTGTCGGTCCTCGACAACAGCGAGGAGTGA
- a CDS encoding DUF1570 domain-containing protein — translation MIDPRAVGSFNRRLWLRRASRWTALAVLGTVGSSKTSAAGEPPGDDPARLEAARARAIQVGMDATRFRDNRSVHFQATGTAPPALIGAALTASERLLRDLRGHLKVRGIELVDSPRRMTLVALANRGEFAQFLGEDLGAEVGGVYDLDANWLLMFDNRGDDSRGVAPAERVNTLVLMHETIHLITFNLGPLNREGDVPLCVAEGLAMYGETRSTARGAAIGKVNTPRLQGLLLARRAGIDWFSLPNLLTHDDLLNQPDTQQAAYAQSWLLVYHLLNERRWRPKFAAYLATIHPRRDPSHRLDDAQATLGDLAALDRELRALATRLVG, via the coding sequence GTGATTGATCCCCGGGCGGTCGGTTCGTTCAATCGCCGCCTCTGGCTGCGCAGGGCGTCGCGTTGGACGGCGTTAGCGGTTCTCGGCACGGTTGGTTCGTCGAAGACGTCGGCGGCGGGCGAACCGCCCGGCGACGACCCGGCGAGGTTGGAGGCGGCCCGCGCGCGGGCCATTCAGGTAGGGATGGACGCCACGCGGTTCCGCGACAACCGCTCGGTTCACTTCCAGGCGACCGGCACCGCTCCACCCGCTCTCATCGGCGCGGCGTTGACCGCTTCGGAACGTTTGCTCCGTGACCTGCGCGGTCATCTCAAAGTACGGGGCATCGAACTAGTGGACTCCCCACGCCGCATGACCCTCGTGGCGCTGGCCAACCGCGGCGAGTTCGCCCAGTTTTTGGGTGAAGACTTGGGGGCGGAGGTGGGCGGTGTCTACGACCTGGACGCCAATTGGTTGCTCATGTTCGACAACCGGGGCGACGACTCCCGCGGCGTCGCTCCTGCCGAACGGGTCAACACCTTGGTGTTGATGCACGAGACGATTCATCTCATCACCTTCAATCTCGGTCCGCTCAACCGCGAGGGGGATGTGCCGTTGTGCGTCGCCGAGGGGCTGGCGATGTACGGCGAAACCCGCTCGACCGCTCGGGGCGCGGCGATCGGCAAGGTCAACACCCCGCGACTTCAGGGCCTTCTTCTGGCCCGACGCGCGGGGATCGACTGGTTCAGCCTACCCAACCTCTTGACCCACGACGACCTGCTCAACCAACCCGACACCCAGCAGGCCGCCTACGCCCAATCATGGTTATTGGTGTACCATCTTTTGAACGAGCGGCGCTGGCGTCCCAAGTTCGCCGCCTACCTCGCCACGATCCATCCCCGGCGCGACCCCAGCCACCGCCTCGATGATGCCCAGGCGACCCTAGGTGACCTCGCCGCATTGGACCGCGAGCTTCGCGCTCTGGCGACCCGATTGGTGGGATGA
- a CDS encoding deoxyribodipyrimidine photo-lyase has product MADWKTLLAPHPRVRLLVQGAPVADGSCVLYWMQRAQRAKANPALNLAIALGNSLKLPVWAVFGLTPSYPEAQRRHYRFLIEGLVDTQADAAQLGVPLVVRLGDPPAVVLKAVEESRPAVVVGDENPVRIGQCWRAKVAESLSQRARPIPFPVVDADVVVPSSLFPKEEYAARTIRPKIHRMLHEWLKPLPVIKAKTPWPTDESGQGGPPQGEPITVEHLMGQIRVGGVGEVPNYPGGTREAERRLQRFVAQRLARYGKDRNEPIPYMTSELSAHLHFGHISPLTIALAVQKEAEEAGVAAETKASVESYLEEMIVRRELAINFVARNPKYDSLAGCPDWARATLAKHANDPRPKLYTATQLERAETHDPLWNAAQKEMTLTGRMHNYLRMYWAKKILEWSPDPETAFAVALDLNDRYEMDGRDPNGYTGVAWAIGGKHDRPWGERPIFGTVRYMSYDSTRRKFDSERYIAYVRGLERGGSLPLGD; this is encoded by the coding sequence ATGGCCGATTGGAAGACCTTGCTGGCCCCCCACCCCCGGGTTCGGTTGTTGGTTCAGGGGGCGCCGGTGGCGGACGGCTCGTGCGTTCTGTACTGGATGCAACGCGCTCAGCGAGCCAAGGCCAACCCCGCACTCAACCTAGCGATCGCGCTAGGCAACAGCCTCAAGTTGCCGGTTTGGGCGGTGTTCGGGCTGACCCCCTCCTACCCCGAGGCCCAGCGGCGTCATTACCGCTTTTTGATCGAAGGGTTGGTGGACACCCAAGCCGACGCGGCCCAACTTGGGGTGCCTCTGGTCGTGCGTCTGGGCGATCCTCCCGCAGTGGTCCTCAAGGCGGTCGAGGAGAGTCGGCCCGCGGTGGTCGTCGGCGACGAGAATCCGGTGCGTATTGGTCAATGTTGGCGCGCCAAGGTGGCGGAGAGCCTGTCCCAACGCGCAAGGCCGATCCCATTCCCCGTGGTGGATGCCGACGTGGTGGTGCCTTCCTCGCTCTTTCCCAAGGAGGAATACGCCGCCCGCACGATTCGGCCCAAGATTCACAGGATGCTGCACGAGTGGCTCAAGCCGCTGCCAGTCATCAAGGCCAAAACCCCCTGGCCCACGGACGAGTCCGGCCAAGGTGGTCCGCCCCAAGGCGAGCCGATCACGGTGGAACATCTCATGGGTCAAATTCGGGTCGGCGGCGTCGGCGAGGTTCCCAACTACCCCGGCGGCACCCGCGAGGCCGAACGACGCCTCCAACGCTTCGTCGCCCAACGACTGGCCCGCTACGGCAAGGATCGCAACGAACCCATCCCCTACATGACCAGCGAACTCTCCGCCCACCTCCACTTCGGCCACATCTCGCCCCTGACCATTGCCCTGGCCGTCCAGAAGGAGGCCGAGGAGGCTGGAGTCGCCGCCGAGACCAAGGCGAGCGTCGAGAGTTATCTGGAAGAGATGATCGTGCGTCGGGAACTGGCGATCAACTTCGTGGCCCGCAACCCCAAGTACGACTCGCTGGCCGGTTGTCCCGACTGGGCTCGCGCGACTCTGGCTAAACACGCCAACGATCCCCGGCCCAAGCTCTACACCGCTACCCAGCTGGAACGAGCCGAGACCCATGACCCCCTCTGGAACGCCGCTCAGAAGGAGATGACGCTGACGGGTCGGATGCACAACTACTTGAGGATGTACTGGGCCAAGAAGATTCTCGAATGGTCTCCCGACCCCGAAACCGCCTTCGCCGTGGCGCTCGATCTGAACGATCGCTACGAAATGGACGGCCGCGACCCCAACGGCTACACCGGAGTGGCCTGGGCCATCGGCGGCAAACATGACCGTCCTTGGGGCGAACGTCCGATCTTCGGCACCGTTCGGTATATGAGCTACGACTCGACCCGCCGCAAGTTCGACTCTGAAAGGTACATCGCCTATGTCCGCGGTTTGGAACGGGGAGGCTCGCTCCCGCTTGGTGATTGA